Part of the Desulfobacterales bacterium genome is shown below.
AGACAGGAGGCATTGATGCGTATACGGGTGGAAACTATTCCCGATGAAGGGTTGAGCTTTAGCTATGAGGAACAGGCGGAAACATTTCCCGTCCTCAAAGAGATGTCTCAATCCGGTGAATGTAAATTTATCGCTCCCGTCACCATTCGGCTGAAGGCGATACGGGTCCGGGATATGATTGAGGTGGTGGGACAGTTTCATACGGTTGTCCGCCTGACCTGCAGTCGGTGCCTGAATGAATATGAAGCCCCGCTGAAAAGCCGGTTTTCGCTGACCTATGTTCGGGAGCTGCCGGCCAGCAGAGATGCCGCCGCAAAAAATGAAATCGAGATCGGGGAAGATGATGTCGGATTGATTCATTTTGTCGGGGAGCATATTGATTTGAGAGACGGCATCCAGGAGCAGGTCGTGCTGGCGTTTCCCATGCGGCTTCTGTGCAGCGGGCAGTGCAAGGGGCTTTGCGTACAGTGCGGGGCGGATTTGAACAAGGGCGATTGCGGCTGCCGGCCGGAACGATCCGGTAGCGGATTTTCTGCGTTAAAGGATGTAAAGGTCAGGCAGAAATAGCGCGGCCGTATTCATGGCAGGAAAATGACTCCTTCGGAAGAAATAGCGGCGTCTTTCGGGGTTGACGGGGTATAATTTTCTATCGTGTCGGTCAATCAGATCTACCCTGCCAGCAGACCGGTATCTGCTTTTAATTTAATATAAACCGCTGGTGAAGGAGCCGGACAGGTCTATCCGATCCGGTGGGGGAATGCTGGTATTTTATCTGTCATGAGGCACGGGTCGGACGTGCGAGTCCGTCAGAAATGAAAAAAGGAATTACAGCCCGAAGCTGTAATTCCTTTTTTATTTGGCTGAGGGACCAGGATTCGAACCTGGGTTAACGGGGCCAGAACCCGTCGTACTGCCGCTATACGATCCCTCATCAATAATAATTGTTAATTTATAATCTGAAAAAATACACAAACAATCAGACAAAGTCAAGAAAAATTTGAAATTCAGGTAAAAACCGATGCCGCGCAGCCAGAGACGTCCGGGCGGTTTGTATATTTTTTCTCAGACGGATCTCTGTCAGGCCAGTTTGCTGATGTATTCAAGAGCCTTATCGATTCTATCGATGACCTTCCGGAGCCCTAAAATTTCGACAATTTCAAATATCCCGGGGCTTGCGGTCTTGCCCGTCAGCGCCACTCGAACCGGTTGAGCGATTTTTCCCAGTTTGAGGCCGGTATCGTCCATCACCTGCTGAAAACAGTCTTCAAGGTTTTTCTCTGTAAAATCATCGAGATGGAGCAGTTTGATTCTCAGCAGCTCCAGAGACGCCAGGGATGATTTTTTGAGAAACTTTCGGGCGGCGGTTTCATCGTAGATGATATCATCCTGAAAATAAAATAAAGCCCCTTCAGCCATTTCGATCAGGGTTTTGCTTCTGGCCTGAAGTGTCCGGATAATTTTCTCAAGAACGGGTCCTTCTTCGGTCTGAATGCCTTTGTCCTTTAACGC
Proteins encoded:
- a CDS encoding DUF177 domain-containing protein, with amino-acid sequence MRIRVETIPDEGLSFSYEEQAETFPVLKEMSQSGECKFIAPVTIRLKAIRVRDMIEVVGQFHTVVRLTCSRCLNEYEAPLKSRFSLTYVRELPASRDAAAKNEIEIGEDDVGLIHFVGEHIDLRDGIQEQVVLAFPMRLLCSGQCKGLCVQCGADLNKGDCGCRPERSGSGFSALKDVKVRQK